From Kineosporia succinea, the proteins below share one genomic window:
- a CDS encoding (2Fe-2S)-binding protein translates to MKVTMTVNGEEVTAEIEGRLLLVHFLRDQLGLTGTHWGCDTSNCGTCVVWLDREPVKSCTVLAAMAGGHDVRTVEGLEQGGELDPVQKGFIACHGLQCGFCTPGMMMTARALLDKNPDPSEGEIREAISGQICRCTGYATIVRSIRWAASAS, encoded by the coding sequence ATGAAGGTCACGATGACCGTCAACGGCGAAGAGGTCACCGCCGAGATCGAGGGCCGGCTGCTGCTCGTGCACTTCCTGCGCGACCAGCTGGGCCTGACCGGCACGCACTGGGGCTGCGACACCAGCAACTGCGGCACCTGCGTGGTCTGGCTCGACCGCGAGCCGGTGAAGTCGTGCACCGTGCTCGCCGCCATGGCCGGCGGGCACGACGTGCGCACGGTCGAGGGGCTGGAGCAGGGCGGTGAGCTCGACCCGGTGCAGAAGGGTTTCATCGCCTGCCACGGTCTGCAGTGCGGCTTCTGCACGCCGGGCATGATGATGACGGCCCGGGCGCTGCTCGACAAGAACCCGGATCCCTCGGAAGGTGAGATCCGCGAGGCCATCTCGGGTCAGATCTGCCGGTGCACGGGCTACGCCACCATCGTGCGCTCGATCCGGTGGGCGGCTTCGGCATCATGA
- a CDS encoding FAD binding domain-containing protein, with protein sequence MQVPGQFEYERATSVEHAIGLLDRLGDTARLVAGGHSLLPMMKLRLANFDYLIDINDLHAELGHITVEPGRIRIGAMTRHRELLESPDLRQHFPIFADAERVIADPVVRNRGTLGGSLCQADPSEDLSAVCTTLGASCVIRGLDGERVVPMEDFHRGPYETAVGDAEMLTEVHFPLRPGGSSAYEKVERRAGDWAVVSAGAAVWLQNGVMTDARVGLAAVGPDTAGLPEISQALRGREPSEALYEEAGDIAARSCDPATDTRGSADYKRHLAKELTRRTLRKAVRRLEGRA encoded by the coding sequence ATGCAGGTACCCGGTCAGTTCGAGTACGAGCGCGCCACCAGCGTCGAGCATGCCATCGGGCTGCTCGACCGGCTCGGCGACACGGCCCGCCTGGTCGCCGGCGGGCACAGCCTGCTGCCGATGATGAAGCTGCGCCTGGCCAACTTCGACTACCTCATCGACATCAACGACCTGCACGCCGAGCTGGGCCACATCACCGTCGAGCCCGGCCGGATCCGGATCGGCGCGATGACCCGGCACCGCGAGCTGCTCGAATCTCCCGACCTGAGGCAGCATTTCCCGATCTTCGCGGACGCCGAGCGGGTCATCGCCGATCCGGTGGTGCGCAACCGCGGCACCCTCGGCGGCTCGCTCTGCCAGGCCGACCCGTCCGAAGACCTGTCCGCCGTCTGCACCACGCTGGGTGCGAGCTGCGTGATCCGGGGCCTCGACGGCGAGCGGGTCGTGCCGATGGAGGACTTCCACCGCGGTCCGTACGAGACCGCCGTCGGCGACGCGGAAATGCTCACCGAGGTTCACTTTCCGCTGCGTCCGGGCGGTTCGAGCGCCTACGAGAAGGTCGAGCGGCGGGCGGGCGACTGGGCGGTGGTGTCGGCGGGTGCCGCCGTCTGGCTGCAGAACGGGGTGATGACGGACGCGCGGGTCGGGCTGGCCGCGGTCGGTCCCGACACGGCCGGGTTGCCGGAGATCTCGCAGGCCCTGCGCGGCCGGGAACCGTCGGAAGCCCTGTACGAGGAAGCCGGTGACATCGCCGCCCGCAGCTGCGACCCGGCCACCGACACCCGCGGATCCGCCGACTACAAGCGTCATCTGGCGAAGGAACTCACCCGGCGCACACTGCGAAAGGCCGTGCGGAGACTCGAGGGGCGCGCATGA
- a CDS encoding XdhC family protein, whose product MRDIVEGLAAWQAAGTRYATATVVRTWRSAPRRPGATMAVAENGEVLGSVSGGCVEGAVFELATQSLATGEPVLQTYGVSDDDAFSIGLTCGGIVEIFVQPGFSAYSSEVCEDVAQGRPVAVAWGLSGASGCLTVRGSEVQGSLGSEGLDVAVAQRARGMLAHGATGVVHLGADGEQRLDDVMVFVQSFAPPPRMLVFGAIDFAAAVARIGKFLGYHVTVCDARATFATRKRFPDADDLVVKWPHQYLDETTVDERTVICVLTHDPKFDVPVLQRALRTRAAYVGAMGSRRTHDDRLRRLREAGVGERELERLSSPIGLDLGDRTPEETAVAIAAEIIAVSSGVPVPSSRSSFRGMKVGNTPEAKAPVHKRVAP is encoded by the coding sequence GTGCGCGACATCGTTGAGGGTCTCGCCGCCTGGCAGGCCGCCGGAACGAGGTACGCGACGGCCACCGTCGTGCGCACCTGGCGATCGGCGCCGCGCCGCCCCGGGGCGACCATGGCCGTCGCCGAGAACGGCGAGGTGCTCGGCAGCGTCTCCGGCGGTTGTGTCGAGGGCGCGGTCTTCGAGCTGGCCACACAGTCGCTGGCCACCGGTGAGCCGGTGCTGCAGACCTACGGGGTGTCGGACGACGACGCCTTCTCGATCGGGCTGACCTGTGGCGGCATCGTCGAGATCTTCGTGCAGCCGGGGTTTTCGGCCTATTCTTCGGAGGTCTGCGAAGACGTTGCCCAGGGGCGGCCGGTCGCGGTGGCCTGGGGTCTCAGCGGGGCGTCGGGGTGTCTGACGGTGCGCGGATCCGAGGTGCAGGGGTCGCTGGGCTCCGAGGGGCTCGATGTCGCCGTCGCCCAGCGCGCGCGGGGCATGCTGGCCCACGGCGCCACCGGCGTGGTGCATCTGGGCGCCGACGGCGAGCAACGCCTCGACGACGTCATGGTTTTCGTGCAGTCGTTCGCCCCGCCGCCGCGCATGCTGGTCTTCGGCGCCATCGACTTCGCCGCCGCCGTGGCCCGCATCGGCAAGTTCCTCGGCTACCACGTCACGGTCTGCGACGCCCGCGCGACCTTCGCCACCCGCAAGCGTTTTCCGGACGCCGACGACCTGGTGGTGAAGTGGCCGCACCAGTACCTCGACGAAACCACCGTCGACGAGCGCACGGTGATCTGCGTGCTCACCCACGACCCCAAGTTCGACGTCCCGGTGCTGCAGCGGGCCCTGCGCACGCGGGCCGCCTACGTGGGGGCGATGGGCAGCCGGCGCACGCACGACGACCGGTTGCGTCGTCTGCGTGAGGCCGGGGTGGGCGAGAGAGAGCTGGAACGGCTGAGCTCGCCGATCGGCCTGGACCTGGGTGACCGCACGCCCGAGGAGACCGCGGTGGCGATCGCGGCGGAGATCATCGCAGTGTCGTCGGGGGTGCCGGTGCCGTCGTCCCGGTCGTCGTTCCGGGGGATGAAGGTCGGCAACACGCCCGAGGCGAAAGCCCCTGTTCACAAGCGCGTGGCCCCCTAG
- a CDS encoding ROK family protein, with the protein MTQTEGIRTPASWVVVGLDNGGTTDNATVLDATGSFLVDQLVEIPSRVLDGPELAVEALADSFENIIRITNTPLTLVRAVGLDTPGPATAEGVISSKGSTNFSAVSWHGFDIRAALERRLGLPVVYNNDANAAALYAHHRHFGPDEAMRRSSVAGIVGTGFGGGVVDDGRVVKGAAGMAGELGHVQIPVQDILEDGQPVPRCNCGFEGDVESFASLTGIKKNLLPFWLTRFPEHPLNDEPIERAAKLLRGYGEKEDPLALAVFGQQARAVGKLFTIAANFTDPDVYFIGGGVVEAAPSFRQWFLNQVREYTDLRVEQKAVASFELVPDLDMAGARGAAVAAFDAVVAEV; encoded by the coding sequence GTGACGCAGACGGAGGGCATTCGCACACCGGCCTCGTGGGTCGTCGTCGGGCTCGACAACGGGGGCACGACCGACAACGCGACCGTGCTGGACGCGACCGGGTCGTTCCTGGTCGACCAGCTGGTCGAGATACCGAGCCGGGTGCTCGACGGGCCCGAGCTGGCCGTCGAGGCCCTGGCCGACTCGTTCGAGAACATCATTCGCATCACCAACACGCCGCTCACGCTGGTGCGGGCGGTCGGGCTGGACACGCCCGGCCCGGCCACCGCGGAGGGCGTGATCTCGAGCAAGGGCTCGACCAACTTCTCGGCCGTGAGCTGGCACGGGTTCGACATCCGGGCCGCGCTGGAGCGGCGTCTGGGCCTGCCGGTCGTCTACAACAACGACGCCAACGCCGCGGCGCTCTACGCCCACCACCGGCACTTCGGCCCGGACGAGGCGATGCGCCGATCGTCGGTGGCCGGCATCGTCGGCACCGGCTTCGGCGGCGGGGTCGTCGACGACGGGCGCGTGGTGAAGGGCGCCGCCGGGATGGCCGGTGAACTCGGGCACGTGCAGATCCCGGTGCAGGACATCCTCGAGGACGGCCAGCCGGTGCCGCGCTGCAACTGCGGTTTCGAGGGGGACGTGGAGAGTTTCGCGTCGCTGACCGGGATCAAGAAGAACCTGCTGCCGTTCTGGCTCACCCGCTTCCCCGAGCACCCGCTGAACGACGAGCCGATCGAGCGCGCGGCCAAGCTGCTGCGGGGCTACGGCGAGAAGGAAGACCCGCTGGCCCTGGCCGTTTTCGGGCAGCAGGCGCGGGCCGTCGGCAAGCTCTTCACGATCGCCGCGAACTTCACCGACCCGGACGTGTACTTCATCGGCGGGGGAGTGGTCGAGGCCGCGCCGTCGTTCCGGCAGTGGTTCCTCAACCAGGTGCGGGAGTACACCGACCTGCGGGTGGAGCAGAAGGCCGTGGCCTCGTTCGAGCTGGTGCCCGACCTGGACATGGCCGGCGCCCGGGGGGCGGCGGTCGCGGCGTTCGACGCGGTGGTGGCTGAGGTCTAG
- a CDS encoding GNAT family N-acetyltransferase, with protein MTITWRRVRPDDFPLIRGWLTEPQVRRWWNHETTPEAVERDFGASARDEEPNQDWLALLDGTPFGLVQRSVFDDYPEYRDPLSLIVEVPPGAMSLDYFVADPGQRGQGLGARMIVSMLEKTWAEHPLAPCVIVPVAAGNRRSWRALEKAGLRRVAEGDLEPDNPIDPPLHVVYRIDRGETDA; from the coding sequence ATGACGATCACCTGGCGCCGCGTCCGTCCGGATGATTTCCCGCTGATCCGCGGGTGGCTCACCGAGCCCCAGGTGCGCCGCTGGTGGAACCACGAGACCACTCCGGAGGCCGTGGAACGTGACTTCGGGGCCTCCGCCCGCGATGAGGAACCGAACCAGGACTGGCTGGCCCTGCTCGACGGTACGCCCTTCGGGCTGGTGCAGCGCTCGGTCTTCGACGACTACCCGGAGTACCGCGACCCGCTCTCGCTGATCGTCGAGGTGCCGCCCGGGGCCATGAGTCTCGACTACTTCGTGGCCGATCCGGGCCAGCGCGGGCAGGGCCTGGGAGCGCGGATGATCGTGTCGATGCTGGAGAAGACCTGGGCCGAGCACCCGCTCGCACCGTGCGTGATCGTTCCGGTGGCCGCGGGCAACCGGCGTTCGTGGCGGGCGCTCGAGAAGGCGGGCCTGCGTCGCGTCGCGGAGGGCGACCTGGAGCCCGACAACCCGATCGACCCACCGTTGCACGTCGTCTACCGGATCGACCGCGGAGAAACGGACGCGTGA
- a CDS encoding phosphoribosyltransferase family protein, which yields MITEHLVFRDRDHGGYQLGEHLVNRLGFLVPDAPGESSDGHDPHARSPHLSAKRPLVLALPHGGVPVATHVAAALDADLDLVVARRITAPGRPGHGIGAVADDGPPVFDGAELRALGLSEHDLSEHDLSDAVELERERIRRFRRGRPAPDARGRVVVVVDDGLATGITARAALRRLHDHEPSYLVMAAPVCSRRAHAALTGDADAMVYVHEPDEFGSVGEWYEDFTPLTDQDVDEVLGRFGG from the coding sequence GTGATCACCGAACACCTCGTGTTCCGCGACCGCGACCACGGGGGCTACCAGCTGGGCGAGCACCTGGTGAACCGGCTCGGGTTCCTGGTGCCCGACGCTCCCGGCGAGTCCTCCGACGGCCACGACCCGCACGCCCGGTCGCCGCATCTGTCCGCAAAGCGCCCTCTCGTGCTGGCTCTTCCGCACGGTGGGGTGCCGGTGGCCACGCACGTGGCGGCCGCGCTCGACGCCGACCTCGACCTGGTGGTGGCTCGCCGGATCACGGCTCCGGGGCGCCCGGGTCACGGCATCGGAGCGGTCGCCGACGACGGGCCGCCGGTGTTCGACGGGGCCGAACTCCGCGCGCTCGGGCTGAGCGAACACGACCTGAGCGAACACGACCTGAGCGACGCGGTCGAGCTCGAGCGGGAGAGGATCCGGCGGTTCCGGCGGGGGCGGCCGGCGCCGGACGCGCGGGGACGCGTCGTGGTGGTGGTGGACGACGGCCTCGCCACCGGGATCACGGCCCGGGCGGCGCTGCGCCGGCTGCACGACCATGAGCCGTCGTACCTGGTGATGGCCGCGCCGGTGTGTTCGCGGCGGGCTCACGCGGCACTGACGGGGGACGCGGACGCGATGGTTTACGTGCACGAGCCGGACGAGTTCGGGTCGGTGGGGGAGTGGTACGAGGACTTCACCCCGCTGACCGACCAGGACGTGGACGAGGTGCTAGGGCGTTTCGGTGGGTAG
- a CDS encoding tetratricopeptide repeat protein, whose amino-acid sequence MTAPSPVWAMNSWCDGTYLGTYLISTTSGWERWYDAQGAVDVNRIALALDAAPEALHRLSDIPQHLRGLSLAGLPATDDDVRFIARRCRELRWLDLRGTLVTAEGLAAVAKIRSLRHIGVDPQLLLSRNPNQRPQLVAGSQALVPVATGLPELDLTALHETVRKAVKEHPDTTASGPDEAVARARVLLDADQAGAGLACVAPFLASGEPAVLIVAARCLLKQNLPLQALAALAPGPPTGAVLAWRAVVLTTIHPPEAARVAKSALRETFENQVAEWALVTSYLNRGQLPLAQEALDLLRSRTYDEIDEAKLSARLARARKQYQEEAAAWQRLLAVVPDDADALAGLARAQRSARPWSFGWMRTLNRAALADIGKYGRPMMGTLRGHRLSISFVLTVLSWPVFVIAFATGGVFERHVWGASIAFALLVGNLVTWAIWFRTPRDVRRVIRNSDRLTRDRHGPSRRWLLGCVVVGAAALFLIPANNPPERYERVPEPGFTFSPPTVPTLNPDVFKSFQDDLDSMDDLLEQLDLPTETP is encoded by the coding sequence GTGACCGCCCCCAGCCCCGTCTGGGCGATGAACTCCTGGTGCGACGGCACCTACCTCGGCACCTACCTGATCTCCACCACCTCCGGCTGGGAACGCTGGTACGACGCCCAGGGCGCGGTCGACGTGAACCGCATCGCCCTCGCCCTCGACGCCGCCCCCGAGGCACTGCACCGTCTGAGCGACATTCCCCAGCACCTGCGCGGCCTCTCGCTGGCCGGACTGCCCGCCACCGACGACGACGTGCGCTTCATCGCCCGCCGCTGCCGCGAGCTGCGCTGGCTCGACCTGCGCGGCACCCTGGTCACCGCCGAGGGCCTGGCCGCGGTGGCGAAGATCCGCAGCCTGCGGCACATCGGCGTCGATCCGCAGCTGCTGCTCTCTCGCAACCCCAACCAGCGGCCGCAGCTCGTCGCCGGGTCGCAGGCCCTGGTCCCGGTCGCGACCGGCCTGCCCGAGCTCGACCTCACCGCCCTGCACGAGACCGTGCGCAAGGCCGTGAAGGAACACCCGGACACCACCGCCTCCGGCCCGGACGAGGCCGTCGCCCGGGCCCGTGTCCTGCTCGACGCCGACCAGGCCGGCGCCGGGCTGGCGTGCGTGGCGCCGTTTCTCGCGAGCGGCGAACCGGCCGTGCTGATCGTGGCCGCCCGCTGCCTGCTCAAGCAGAACCTCCCGCTGCAGGCCCTGGCCGCGCTCGCCCCCGGCCCGCCCACCGGCGCCGTTCTCGCCTGGCGCGCGGTCGTTCTCACCACCATCCACCCGCCCGAAGCGGCGCGGGTGGCGAAGTCGGCGCTGCGTGAGACGTTCGAGAACCAGGTCGCCGAATGGGCTCTCGTCACCTCGTACCTGAACCGCGGTCAGCTGCCCCTGGCCCAGGAGGCGCTGGACCTGCTGCGCTCGCGCACCTACGACGAGATCGACGAGGCCAAGCTCTCGGCCCGGCTCGCCCGCGCCCGCAAGCAGTACCAGGAGGAGGCCGCCGCCTGGCAGCGCCTGCTCGCCGTGGTGCCCGACGACGCCGACGCCCTGGCCGGTCTGGCCCGCGCGCAGCGCTCGGCCCGCCCCTGGTCGTTCGGCTGGATGCGCACCCTGAACCGCGCCGCCCTGGCCGACATCGGCAAGTACGGCCGCCCGATGATGGGAACCCTTCGCGGGCACCGGCTCTCGATCTCGTTCGTGCTGACCGTGCTGTCCTGGCCGGTGTTCGTGATCGCGTTCGCCACCGGCGGGGTGTTCGAGCGGCACGTGTGGGGCGCCTCGATCGCTTTCGCCCTGCTGGTGGGCAATCTCGTCACCTGGGCCATCTGGTTCCGCACGCCCCGCGACGTGCGCCGGGTGATCCGCAACTCCGACCGGCTGACCCGCGACCGGCACGGGCCGAGCCGGCGCTGGCTCCTGGGCTGCGTCGTGGTGGGCGCCGCGGCCCTGTTCCTGATCCCGGCCAACAACCCACCCGAACGCTACGAACGGGTTCCCGAGCCCGGCTTCACCTTCAGCCCACCGACCGTGCCGACCCTGAATCCCGACGTCTTCAAGAGTTTTCAGGACGACCTGGACAGCATGGACGATCTGCTCGAGCAGCTCGACCTACCCACCGAAACGCCCTAG
- a CDS encoding ATP-binding protein: MTVDRSVFQALETAAANMAPTDPTGVPLRVHLAGLYLSAGDAALALQHATAALAASPHDTTALSVAAASASAAGNEQLAEGYRAVHAALLSGGTAPAEAKTPGSPEPAAPAPTASPAPAPVLDPVVPPAGWDSSDPNLVTLADVAGMTDVKQRLHRSLLGPMQNPQLREAFGKQLRGGLMLWGPPGTGKTFIARALSGELGAKFFSATPADIYGSYFGQSEQNIARLFIEARQETPGVVFLDELDAIGGRRSRRNTDQARAVVNQLLVELDGMESNDGVYVLAATNAPWDVDEALRRPGRFDRTVLVLPPDAPAREALLRLQFEGRPIAPDVDQAAVDSLVRGTEMFSGADLVRLVEAATERALERSMQVGLVSPVTDADLRAALRDTPPSTRAWLSTAATYLAHAGAGEDFDELRGYLRTHKIG, translated from the coding sequence ATGACGGTGGATCGGTCGGTGTTCCAGGCGCTGGAAACCGCGGCGGCGAACATGGCACCCACCGATCCCACGGGGGTTCCGCTCCGCGTGCACCTGGCCGGGCTGTACCTGTCCGCCGGCGACGCCGCCCTCGCGCTGCAGCACGCCACCGCCGCCCTCGCGGCCTCCCCGCACGACACCACGGCCCTGTCCGTGGCGGCCGCCTCCGCCTCCGCGGCGGGCAACGAGCAGCTGGCCGAGGGCTACCGGGCCGTGCACGCGGCGCTCCTCAGCGGCGGGACGGCCCCGGCCGAGGCCAAGACGCCCGGCAGCCCCGAACCGGCGGCCCCGGCGCCCACGGCGTCCCCGGCACCCGCACCGGTCCTCGACCCGGTCGTCCCACCCGCCGGCTGGGACTCCAGCGACCCCAACCTGGTCACGCTGGCCGACGTCGCCGGCATGACCGACGTCAAGCAGCGCCTGCACCGCTCCCTGCTCGGGCCGATGCAGAACCCGCAGCTGCGTGAGGCGTTCGGCAAGCAGCTGCGCGGCGGCCTGATGCTCTGGGGCCCGCCCGGCACCGGCAAGACCTTCATCGCGCGCGCCCTGTCCGGTGAGCTCGGCGCCAAGTTCTTCTCCGCCACCCCGGCCGACATCTACGGCAGCTACTTCGGCCAGAGCGAGCAGAACATCGCCCGCCTGTTCATCGAGGCCCGCCAGGAGACCCCCGGCGTGGTGTTCCTCGACGAGCTCGACGCCATCGGCGGCCGCCGTTCACGCCGCAACACCGACCAGGCCCGCGCCGTGGTCAACCAGCTGCTGGTCGAGCTCGACGGCATGGAGAGCAACGACGGCGTCTACGTTCTCGCCGCCACCAACGCGCCCTGGGACGTCGACGAGGCCCTGCGCCGCCCGGGCCGCTTCGACCGCACCGTGCTGGTGCTGCCGCCCGACGCCCCGGCCCGCGAAGCCCTGCTGCGCCTGCAGTTCGAGGGCCGCCCGATCGCTCCCGACGTCGATCAGGCAGCCGTGGACTCCCTGGTCCGCGGCACCGAGATGTTCTCCGGCGCCGACCTGGTGCGCCTGGTCGAGGCCGCCACCGAGCGCGCCCTCGAGCGGTCGATGCAGGTCGGCCTGGTCAGCCCGGTCACCGACGCCGACCTGCGGGCCGCGCTGCGCGACACCCCGCCCAGCACCCGCGCCTGGCTGTCCACGGCCGCCACCTACCTGGCGCACGCCGGCGCCGGTGAGGACTTCGACGAGCTGCGCGGCTACCTGCGCACCCACAAGATCGGCTGA
- the xylB gene encoding xylulokinase gives MALVAGVDSSTQSCKIVIRDADTGELVRSGRAKHPDGTEVHPDRWWEALQSAADDAGGLHDVAALSVGGQQHGMIALDENGEVVRDALLWNDTRSAGAATDLIAELDEQQWADAIGSVPVASLTVSKLRWLRDAEPENAKRTHAVALPHDWLTWKLAGGGWENLVTDRSDASGTGYWSPAQEAYREDLLERALGRGAVLPRVLGPAERAGTGTAGLFAGNAPALGPGAGDNAAAALALALQPGDVAVSIGTSGVVSAIAGEPTADGSGLVTGFADATGRYLPLACTLNAARVLDWAANLLGVDHQGLADLALQAPLGAEGLVLVPYFEGERTPNRPRATASLHGMRLSNTTPAHIARAAVEALLCSLADGIDAVRAAGVPVSRAFLIGGAAQSQAVQQLAPGILGLDVLVPTPGEYVADGAARQAAWVLSGSAEQPNWSASGEPTVLSAKELTPQVREQYAAVRDLTA, from the coding sequence ATGGCCCTCGTCGCCGGCGTGGACTCGTCCACCCAGTCCTGCAAGATCGTGATCCGAGACGCCGACACCGGGGAGCTCGTGCGCTCCGGCCGGGCGAAGCATCCGGACGGCACCGAGGTTCACCCCGACCGCTGGTGGGAGGCACTGCAGAGCGCGGCGGACGACGCCGGTGGCCTGCACGACGTCGCCGCCCTCTCGGTGGGCGGGCAGCAGCACGGCATGATCGCCCTCGACGAGAACGGCGAGGTGGTGCGCGACGCCCTGCTGTGGAACGACACCCGTTCCGCCGGCGCCGCGACCGATCTGATCGCCGAGCTCGACGAGCAGCAGTGGGCCGACGCGATCGGCTCGGTCCCGGTCGCCAGCCTCACCGTGAGCAAGCTGCGCTGGCTGCGCGACGCCGAGCCGGAGAACGCGAAGCGCACGCACGCGGTGGCCCTCCCCCACGACTGGCTGACCTGGAAGCTGGCCGGGGGCGGCTGGGAGAACCTGGTCACCGACCGCTCGGACGCGTCCGGCACCGGTTACTGGTCACCGGCGCAGGAGGCCTACCGGGAGGACCTGCTCGAGCGGGCGCTCGGCCGCGGTGCCGTGCTGCCGCGGGTGCTCGGACCGGCGGAACGGGCAGGAACGGGCACGGCCGGGTTGTTCGCGGGCAACGCCCCGGCTCTCGGCCCGGGGGCGGGCGACAACGCGGCCGCCGCTCTTGCCCTGGCGCTCCAGCCGGGTGACGTGGCGGTGTCGATCGGCACGTCCGGCGTGGTCTCGGCGATCGCCGGGGAACCCACCGCCGACGGCTCCGGCCTGGTCACCGGCTTCGCCGACGCGACCGGCCGCTACCTGCCCCTGGCCTGCACCCTCAACGCCGCGCGGGTGCTCGACTGGGCGGCGAACCTGCTCGGCGTCGACCACCAGGGCCTGGCCGACCTCGCCCTGCAGGCCCCCTTGGGCGCCGAAGGCCTGGTGCTGGTGCCCTATTTCGAGGGCGAGCGCACGCCCAACCGTCCGCGGGCCACGGCCTCGCTGCACGGGATGCGCCTGTCGAACACCACTCCGGCGCACATCGCCCGGGCCGCGGTCGAGGCGCTGCTGTGCTCGCTGGCCGACGGCATCGACGCGGTGCGGGCGGCGGGAGTGCCGGTGTCCCGGGCGTTCCTGATCGGCGGGGCGGCCCAGTCGCAGGCCGTGCAGCAGCTGGCGCCCGGCATCCTCGGGCTCGACGTGCTGGTGCCGACGCCGGGTGAGTACGTGGCCGACGGGGCGGCGCGGCAGGCGGCCTGGGTGCTGTCGGGTTCGGCCGAGCAGCCGAACTGGTCGGCCTCGGGCGAGCCGACGGTGCTGAGCGCGAAGGAGCTCACCCCGCAGGTGCGCGAGCAGTACGCCGCGGTGCGGGACCTCACCGCCTGA
- a CDS encoding dihydrodipicolinate synthase family protein — translation MVADSSDTSALFGAIGGVIPPICTPLTPDRRLDLDSLRNLRTHLLKQGVSGIFALGTMGEGHYLTPGESATVVETLAAEKNDEPLLVGIVEPTTPRVLEGIDRLVSDRVDGIVVTGPFYANVSEPEILRHFELVAKHSPVPVLAYNMPSNTGYALTAHNMIELMAEDLIVGIKDSSLDLTNLRRVTVDVPNVDKKLIFTGSDTLLDCALDIGANGAVTGLSNVAADHFVAAMAAHAGGRRAELSGILRVLNILVQIYVPTEVERGPNSTAIGALKSALVEQGVITSDALSEPMTPVTEGRREHVRSILAEARQLAGLDPAPSGLTV, via the coding sequence ATGGTGGCGGACAGTAGCGACACATCGGCCCTCTTCGGTGCGATCGGTGGGGTCATCCCGCCGATCTGCACACCCCTGACGCCCGATCGGCGTCTTGACCTCGACTCGCTTCGAAACCTGCGCACCCACCTGCTGAAACAGGGAGTGAGCGGCATCTTCGCGCTCGGCACGATGGGTGAGGGCCACTACCTCACCCCGGGCGAGTCGGCCACGGTCGTCGAGACCCTGGCCGCCGAGAAGAACGACGAGCCGCTCCTGGTCGGCATCGTGGAGCCCACCACTCCGCGCGTGCTCGAGGGGATCGACCGCCTGGTGTCCGACCGGGTCGACGGCATCGTCGTCACCGGGCCGTTCTACGCCAACGTCAGTGAGCCGGAGATCCTGCGGCACTTCGAGCTGGTCGCAAAGCATTCTCCGGTGCCGGTTCTCGCCTACAACATGCCCAGCAACACCGGTTACGCCCTCACGGCCCACAACATGATCGAGCTGATGGCCGAAGACCTGATCGTCGGCATCAAAGACAGTTCGCTCGACCTGACCAACCTGCGCCGCGTCACCGTCGACGTGCCGAACGTGGACAAGAAACTCATCTTCACCGGCTCCGACACGCTGCTCGACTGTGCTCTCGACATCGGGGCGAACGGTGCGGTCACGGGTCTGTCGAACGTCGCGGCCGACCACTTCGTCGCGGCGATGGCCGCCCACGCCGGGGGCCGGCGGGCCGAACTGTCCGGCATTCTGCGGGTGCTCAACATCCTGGTGCAGATCTACGTGCCCACCGAGGTCGAGCGGGGTCCCAACAGCACGGCGATCGGCGCGCTGAAGTCGGCGCTGGTCGAGCAGGGCGTCATCACCAGCGATGCGCTGAGTGAGCCGATGACCCCGGTCACCGAGGGGCGCCGCGAGCATGTGCGCTCGATCCTCGCCGAGGCCCGGCAGCTGGCGGGCCTCGACCCGGCGCCGAGCGGGCTGACGGTGTAG